The candidate division WOR-3 bacterium genome includes a region encoding these proteins:
- a CDS encoding beta-lactamase family protein, giving the protein MKRKITLLIALSMVFALLRCIPNGQLKNNFDVDPVQLFDGWQIATTEEAGLLRPKVMEAYEMYWDEDAFYNAKSLLIVRYGKLVFENYCRDVADRDIKGHIQSATKSITSLSFGVARDQGYFPNIDTLLYDIMPEKFDTDTMKQKISMRHLLTMKSGIAFDNDDWSIEMLVNKPADPIQYTLAKPMYAAPGDSFYYRDCDPQLVSSAIERVTSQRLEEIARDNIFTPLGITDYFWEANSEGTTLGPVGLFLKPRDLAKIGKLVAQDGVWEDQQLVSHDWILMSTTSQTGVPGPENYQYGYYWWVVPEVNGFTARGAGGQFIFILPQYDILIVMTSMPSTNDDKVGTTLSEFLPIVEKIIESVIR; this is encoded by the coding sequence ATGAAACGAAAAATTACCTTATTAATAGCATTGTCTATGGTTTTCGCATTGTTAAGATGTATTCCGAATGGTCAATTGAAAAACAACTTTGATGTTGATCCAGTGCAGCTTTTTGATGGCTGGCAGATTGCCACGACTGAGGAGGCCGGACTCCTTAGGCCGAAGGTGATGGAAGCGTACGAAATGTATTGGGATGAAGATGCTTTTTATAATGCTAAGAGTCTTTTGATTGTCCGGTACGGGAAGTTGGTTTTTGAGAACTATTGTCGGGACGTGGCTGACCGTGATATCAAGGGGCATATCCAGTCTGCCACCAAGAGCATCACCTCGCTGTCGTTCGGTGTTGCGCGGGATCAGGGCTATTTTCCGAATATTGACACGCTGCTCTATGACATCATGCCGGAAAAGTTTGATACCGATACAATGAAGCAGAAAATCTCGATGCGACATCTTCTGACGATGAAATCAGGGATTGCGTTCGATAATGACGATTGGTCGATCGAAATGCTTGTGAACAAACCCGCAGACCCGATACAATATACCCTGGCAAAGCCGATGTACGCCGCACCCGGCGATTCGTTTTATTACCGCGATTGTGACCCACAACTCGTTTCTAGTGCAATTGAGCGCGTTACCAGTCAAAGGCTTGAAGAGATCGCGCGGGATAACATCTTTACCCCATTGGGCATCACCGACTATTTTTGGGAAGCGAATAGCGAAGGCACTACCTTGGGTCCGGTTGGTCTTTTCCTGAAACCCCGCGACCTGGCAAAAATCGGTAAATTGGTGGCGCAGGACGGGGTATGGGAAGATCAGCAGCTTGTTTCACACGACTGGATTTTGATGTCGACCACATCTCAAACCGGGGTACCAGGTCCCGAGAACTATCAGTACGGCTATTACTGGTGGGTCGTGCCAGAGGTGAACGGTTTCACTGCCAGGGGAGCTGGCGGACAGTTTATCTTTATTTTACCGCAGTATGATATACTTATCGTCATGACTTCAATGCCCAGCACAAATGACGACAAAGTCGGCACTACCCTGTCCGAATTTCTGCCGATTGTTGAGAAAATAATCGAATCGGTCATTCGATAA